The proteins below are encoded in one region of Polynucleobacter sp. AP-Elch-400A-B2:
- the fliG gene encoding flagellar motor switch protein FliG has protein sequence MADEAPVEKTLSIADALKEGVKSAPAGGTISFDDLDGASRAAVVLLAVGAESAANVMRGMTPFEVQRLSGKMAVVRSLSRDLVLEVLRQFKDVTANNTQVAFDTDDFMQNMLTKAMGAEGASDLLGRLENTLDMSGIETLKRMESDVLYELIKNEHPQIIATVMVFLDPTQASALLKLFADELRNELILRIALLEKVQPAALKELNEVMSRSAGPDSDFRRSSVGGVVPTAEILNNLSGGLDKQALENIRKYSGELADAIQEKMFVFEDFLELEDRSLQTLMTEVPQETLIIALKGASPKLREKIFKNMAKRSADTVREDLETRPPVKVIEVETAQKDVIAIARALSEEGRVNMERGKSADAFL, from the coding sequence TTGGCTGATGAAGCTCCCGTAGAAAAAACGCTATCGATAGCAGATGCTCTGAAAGAGGGAGTCAAGTCTGCCCCTGCTGGTGGCACCATCTCTTTTGATGACTTGGACGGTGCTTCACGTGCTGCGGTTGTCCTTTTGGCTGTTGGCGCTGAGTCTGCAGCGAATGTGATGAGGGGCATGACGCCTTTTGAGGTGCAACGACTCTCAGGAAAGATGGCCGTAGTGCGCTCCTTAAGTAGAGACTTAGTGCTGGAGGTATTGCGGCAATTTAAGGATGTCACCGCCAACAATACGCAAGTTGCATTTGATACCGATGACTTCATGCAGAACATGCTTACCAAGGCAATGGGTGCAGAAGGTGCTTCAGATCTATTAGGCCGCCTTGAAAATACGCTTGATATGTCTGGTATCGAAACACTCAAGCGCATGGAATCTGACGTGCTTTACGAGCTCATTAAAAATGAGCATCCACAAATCATTGCAACGGTGATGGTCTTCTTGGATCCTACTCAGGCTTCTGCCTTGCTCAAGTTATTTGCTGATGAATTACGAAACGAACTCATCTTACGTATTGCTCTGTTGGAAAAAGTTCAACCTGCAGCTCTGAAGGAGTTAAACGAGGTGATGTCTCGTTCAGCAGGCCCAGACTCAGACTTCCGTCGCAGCAGCGTGGGTGGTGTAGTGCCTACCGCGGAGATTTTGAACAACCTCTCCGGCGGCTTGGATAAACAAGCCTTGGAAAACATCCGAAAATATAGTGGTGAGTTGGCCGATGCTATTCAAGAAAAGATGTTTGTCTTCGAAGACTTCTTGGAGCTTGAAGATCGTTCATTACAGACTTTAATGACAGAGGTTCCACAGGAAACATTAATCATTGCATTAAAAGGCGCAAGTCCGAAGTTGCGCGAAAAAATCTTCAAAAATATGGCGAAGCGCTCTGCCGATACTGTGCGTGAAGATCTTGAAACAAGACCGCCTGTGAAGGTCATTGAAGTTGAGACAGCCCAAAAAGATGTCATTGCAATCGCTCGCGCCTTGAGTGAAGAAGGTCGAGTCAATATGGAGAGAGGTAAGTCCGCTGATGCCTTCCTCTGA
- a CDS encoding FliH/SctL family protein, with protein MPSSDEDSLLTRWEPPSFDPPKPPKPPKVAPIHYPTVEEVEAIRHDAYEEAYELGSNEGFVEGRTAGYDEGKTTGYDEGYKAGYQDAEQETLRLQNALGQLLESLVGMPEAIAAPLTQFSFEIASRLSANSSIERAPFVMAVQEALMRLPRPGENLYLRLRSEEVDTWRKIVEDPGLPFNCTILVDADVRPGHAYVEVSGARIDVGVEARMALVRTALGLDGSVAQDDKVVDQKITPTLLEDESIGEVQAADESSAEEDHDFADDTSSDSEMDVETDSETESDDHPINPDDQVQPE; from the coding sequence ATGCCTTCCTCTGATGAGGACTCCTTGCTAACGCGATGGGAGCCACCTTCTTTTGACCCTCCTAAACCTCCTAAGCCACCTAAGGTGGCTCCGATTCATTACCCCACCGTTGAAGAAGTTGAAGCGATTCGACATGATGCTTATGAAGAAGCCTATGAACTTGGTTCTAATGAAGGCTTTGTAGAAGGACGAACAGCTGGTTATGACGAGGGCAAGACAACTGGTTATGACGAGGGATATAAAGCGGGGTATCAAGATGCAGAGCAAGAGACGCTTCGTTTGCAAAATGCTTTGGGGCAACTTTTAGAGTCGCTTGTTGGGATGCCCGAAGCAATTGCCGCACCTTTAACCCAGTTCAGTTTTGAAATTGCCTCTCGTTTGAGTGCAAATAGTTCAATAGAGCGCGCTCCCTTTGTGATGGCGGTGCAAGAAGCGTTGATGCGTTTGCCACGACCAGGTGAAAATCTCTATCTGCGTTTGCGTTCTGAAGAAGTGGACACTTGGAGAAAGATTGTTGAGGACCCAGGTTTGCCATTTAATTGCACGATTTTAGTAGATGCTGATGTTCGTCCTGGGCATGCTTATGTCGAGGTGAGTGGTGCTCGTATTGATGTTGGGGTTGAGGCACGCATGGCATTAGTGAGGACAGCCTTGGGTTTGGATGGCTCAGTTGCTCAAGATGACAAAGTGGTTGATCAAAAAATCACACCAACACTTTTGGAAGATGAGTCTATTGGAGAGGTGCAAGCTGCTGATGAATCTTCTGCTGAAGAAGATCATGATTTTGCGGACGATACTAGTAGCGATTCTGAAATGGATGTTGAAACAGATTCCGAAACAGAGTCTGATGATCATCCAATCAATCCTGATGATCAGGTGCAGCCAGAGTGA
- a CDS encoding FliI/YscN family ATPase produces MSVLQPQELVSQLELRRQHLMQTPYSIREGKLKRVSGIVLEVEGLPMSIGSGATILSELGGKTYDAECIGFNGAITYLMPIDAMENISPGALVYPANTPFNSGAGYISSSVGEPLTIGESLLGRVVDGLGRPIDGKGYGEKQFSPIIQRMLNPLDRTPIHEPLDVGIQAVNGLLTVGRGQRVGIFAGSGVGKSVLLGMLARNCVADVIVIGLVGERGREVREFCEDTLGPESFKRAVVVAAPADASPLARSKGASYATDVAIWFRDQGKHVVLIVDSLTRYAMALREIGLSLGEAPVARGYPPSVFARMPELVERVGNGANPDGSITAFYTVLLEGDDTNDPVADTARGILDGHFFLSRELADSGHYPAIDVEKSISRVMPKVVSKEHLLSARRMKQLYSRYMRGRDLVSMGAYIAGSDPELDAALQAWPKIQAFLQQDADVAVPIDQTETLLAEISPPNL; encoded by the coding sequence GTGAGCGTGTTACAACCTCAGGAATTGGTAAGTCAGTTAGAGTTGCGTCGCCAACACTTGATGCAAACTCCTTACTCCATTCGAGAGGGAAAATTAAAGCGCGTCTCTGGAATTGTCTTGGAGGTTGAAGGCCTACCAATGAGTATTGGATCGGGCGCTACCATCTTGTCCGAGCTAGGCGGCAAGACCTACGATGCAGAGTGCATTGGCTTTAATGGCGCAATTACTTATTTAATGCCGATTGATGCGATGGAAAATATTTCACCGGGGGCGCTAGTGTATCCAGCAAATACGCCATTTAACTCTGGAGCAGGTTATATCTCTAGTAGCGTGGGTGAACCCCTGACGATTGGTGAGAGTTTGCTCGGTAGAGTAGTTGATGGTTTGGGTCGACCTATCGATGGCAAAGGATATGGTGAAAAACAATTTTCACCCATCATTCAAAGAATGTTAAATCCCTTGGATCGAACACCTATTCATGAACCTTTGGATGTGGGTATTCAAGCTGTGAATGGTTTGTTAACAGTGGGCCGTGGTCAACGCGTCGGAATATTTGCGGGATCTGGAGTCGGTAAAAGTGTTTTATTAGGAATGCTTGCGCGCAATTGCGTTGCTGATGTGATTGTGATTGGCCTAGTTGGTGAACGCGGTCGTGAAGTACGCGAGTTTTGTGAAGATACTTTGGGGCCAGAATCATTTAAGCGTGCGGTTGTTGTAGCAGCGCCTGCTGATGCTTCTCCCTTAGCGCGCTCAAAAGGAGCGTCCTACGCAACCGATGTTGCGATTTGGTTCCGAGATCAAGGCAAGCATGTGGTTTTGATTGTTGATTCACTCACTCGTTACGCAATGGCTTTGCGTGAAATTGGCCTAAGCTTAGGAGAGGCTCCAGTAGCACGAGGCTACCCTCCTAGCGTATTTGCACGCATGCCAGAGTTAGTTGAGCGAGTCGGAAATGGCGCCAATCCTGATGGTTCAATCACTGCTTTTTATACCGTCTTACTAGAAGGTGATGACACCAATGATCCAGTTGCTGATACCGCACGCGGTATTTTGGATGGCCACTTCTTCCTTTCTAGAGAATTAGCTGATAGCGGGCACTACCCAGCCATTGATGTGGAGAAATCAATTTCTCGGGTGATGCCAAAAGTGGTGTCAAAAGAGCATTTACTCTCCGCTAGAAGAATGAAGCAGCTATACAGTCGGTATATGCGGGGAAGGGACTTGGTCTCGATGGGTGCTTATATTGCGGGCAGCGACCCGGAATTAGATGCTGCTTTGCAAGCTTGGCCCAAAATTCAGGCTTTCCTGCAGCAAGATGCTGATGTAGCGGTTCCCATAGATCAAACAGAGACTTTGTTAGCTGAAATTAGCCCGCCCAATCTATAA
- a CDS encoding flagellar export protein FliJ, translating to MNAIELLHRLAKIREDQAMARAKRVASQVNQQKAFKDQVLDYAKDYEAQLLAGGKGGSSVAFIQDANAFREKLLHSAIEMDGQIQGMTKASEETLKVATLARMRTRGLSKLVDKMHLEAKRKQAKAELSQFEDNFSARLSFKSGTKDA from the coding sequence ATGAATGCTATAGAGCTCCTTCATCGCTTAGCCAAAATACGAGAAGATCAGGCTATGGCACGGGCAAAGCGCGTTGCTAGTCAGGTAAATCAGCAAAAAGCCTTTAAAGATCAAGTACTTGACTATGCAAAAGATTATGAGGCTCAATTACTTGCTGGTGGCAAAGGCGGATCTTCAGTGGCATTCATTCAGGATGCCAATGCCTTTAGAGAGAAGCTACTGCATAGCGCTATAGAGATGGATGGTCAAATTCAAGGTATGACAAAGGCTTCTGAGGAAACCTTAAAAGTAGCTACTTTAGCCAGAATGCGCACTCGGGGGCTATCTAAATTAGTAGACAAAATGCACCTCGAGGCCAAAAGAAAGCAGGCTAAAGCAGAACTTAGCCAATTTGAAGATAACTTCTCAGCAAGGCTGAGTTTCAAATCTGGCACGAAAGATGCATAG
- a CDS encoding flagellar hook-length control protein FliK, whose amino-acid sequence LVNPAAQAAQAASNQTPIITLTPEIASAIRELQQQAKPVNAAQASALEQLKGLVNQAAQAAQAAPQQAPTITLTQDQVNAIRDLAQQSNLPLAPQLASLVNPAAQAAQAASNQTPIITLTPEIASAIRELQQQAKPVNAAQETPKEPTAELNLVNAAVTPTQPVVEKLTTKTLADSGIRADSKNVSALSIQNSKNSENTLTPLFAGQASKEKIGGDNFIRPAPESDYQISEQEKVADLSAQDANTLSTPNSGLARLDNQTPEAIQKFQIKQTETSLVSGPLHSEIMSAAKSGGGRIMFELTPPEQGTIRIDLRINQSGQAHLIVEGASDATKSRLDQGGQNLKQEFAQMGLNLSLDLRQGNQSQQTSGQSFANARQDYYAKQQNVDSTPKTMTSTGFIGSGHNRTASGTVHLFA is encoded by the coding sequence CTGGTAAACCCAGCAGCTCAAGCAGCCCAAGCAGCCTCCAACCAAACACCGATCATTACGCTCACCCCAGAGATCGCAAGTGCGATTCGGGAGTTACAGCAACAAGCTAAACCCGTGAACGCGGCTCAAGCCAGTGCCTTAGAGCAGTTAAAGGGCTTAGTGAACCAAGCAGCTCAGGCAGCTCAGGCAGCCCCTCAGCAAGCACCTACCATCACACTGACCCAAGACCAGGTCAATGCGATTCGTGATCTGGCGCAGCAAAGCAATCTACCGTTAGCACCCCAATTGGCTAGCCTGGTAAACCCAGCAGCTCAAGCAGCCCAAGCAGCCTCCAACCAAACACCGATCATTACGCTCACCCCAGAGATCGCAAGTGCGATTCGGGAGTTACAGCAACAAGCTAAACCCGTGAACGCGGCTCAGGAAACGCCAAAAGAACCAACAGCAGAGCTTAATCTTGTTAATGCGGCTGTTACTCCAACTCAACCTGTAGTTGAAAAGCTCACCACGAAGACTCTTGCAGACAGCGGCATTCGAGCTGATAGTAAAAATGTTTCAGCTTTAAGCATTCAAAATTCTAAAAATTCTGAGAACACGCTCACCCCCTTGTTTGCAGGTCAGGCATCTAAAGAAAAGATCGGCGGTGATAATTTCATCCGTCCAGCACCGGAGTCCGATTATCAGATCAGCGAACAAGAAAAAGTGGCTGATTTAAGTGCCCAGGATGCCAATACTCTAAGCACTCCAAATAGCGGTCTGGCACGTTTAGACAATCAAACACCAGAAGCTATACAAAAGTTTCAAATCAAGCAAACAGAGACCTCCCTAGTGAGTGGTCCCTTACATAGCGAGATTATGAGTGCTGCTAAGTCGGGTGGCGGTCGCATCATGTTTGAGTTAACGCCGCCTGAGCAAGGCACGATTCGGATTGACTTACGCATCAATCAAAGTGGCCAGGCCCATCTGATAGTCGAAGGTGCCAGCGACGCTACAAAATCTCGCTTAGATCAGGGAGGCCAAAATCTGAAGCAAGAGTTTGCTCAAATGGGTTTAAATCTCTCGCTAGATCTAAGGCAGGGCAATCAGTCACAACAGACCTCAGGACAGTCCTTTGCCAATGCCCGTCAGGACTATTATGCTAAGCAGCAGAATGTTGATTCAACTCCTAAAACCATGACAAGCACTGGTTTTATAGGTTCAGGTCATAATAGGACTGCAAGCGGTACAGTGCATCTGTTCGCTTAA
- the fliL gene encoding flagellar basal body-associated protein FliL: MADEERVEPTLDVNGGIPPPPVVEQVEVEEEKPKSKKMLFLIIGLIVVLAGAVGGYFYMQHNAELKRQQEAEDKRPENILKKQLMERKDNAAPIYIALDEMIVNLPGRGGEHYLQTKMVLRTNDGSTEDKIKTFMPVIRDKIITVLSSRQMQELATVEGKTMMAREVALVINSIIAPQLTAIYILQQQPATADIQNLERIGAVPKETSSGQKITGEAARAAAEFWNVTEMDLPVQAVLFNTFVMQ, from the coding sequence ATGGCTGATGAAGAACGCGTAGAGCCTACCTTAGATGTAAACGGCGGAATACCACCCCCACCTGTCGTAGAGCAAGTAGAGGTTGAAGAAGAAAAGCCTAAAAGCAAAAAGATGCTATTTTTGATCATTGGATTAATAGTAGTGCTGGCTGGAGCAGTTGGTGGCTATTTCTACATGCAACATAATGCTGAGCTCAAAAGACAGCAAGAGGCCGAAGATAAACGGCCTGAAAATATTCTGAAGAAGCAATTAATGGAGCGCAAAGATAATGCTGCTCCGATTTACATTGCCCTAGACGAAATGATCGTAAACCTCCCTGGCAGAGGGGGTGAGCATTACTTGCAGACTAAGATGGTCCTCAGGACAAACGATGGATCCACTGAAGATAAAATCAAGACTTTCATGCCCGTCATTAGAGATAAGATTATTACGGTTTTATCCTCTCGCCAAATGCAAGAGTTGGCTACTGTAGAAGGCAAAACAATGATGGCCCGTGAGGTCGCACTAGTCATTAATTCCATCATTGCGCCCCAACTAACTGCTATTTATATACTCCAGCAACAACCAGCAACAGCTGATATTCAAAATCTAGAGAGAATTGGCGCTGTGCCAAAAGAAACCTCTTCAGGTCAGAAGATTACTGGTGAGGCTGCTAGGGCTGCAGCAGAATTTTGGAATGTTACGGAGATGGATTTACCTGTTCAGGCCGTACTATTCAATACCTTTGTAATGCAGTAA
- the fliM gene encoding flagellar motor switch protein FliM, translating into MATGAINVEMNIAAEDQQSMFDKSKIIARRRMPTLELIHERFCRAVRLSLFNMIRAPIEVQMHMPSVKSYGQFVSEFPERTNINIVGIRPLRGVGCWIVDPGVVYIAIDNMFGGEGRLAPRLALREYTPTELRIIRRLVDALLNDYEKAWKAVYEIKFDFMRQETNFGFAKITSPSEMVLHSKFTIEINGRPGDVDLCIPFWVMEPIKAILYNNMQGFASEPDEHWTNLLNDQVHEAPVTAVAVLARKQMLLREITSLSVGDIIPIEINDPVTVYVDGLPVIKGQYGVKEGRYSVKVSTIQHPAEFLKSPLEKARLGPSMMRSAEKGELYEQLAENPLAPAAMRAPEPNQRDVSNDTMDQFANTLEPNESMDQAGSAQE; encoded by the coding sequence ATGGCGACAGGAGCAATCAATGTCGAGATGAACATTGCCGCTGAAGACCAGCAGTCAATGTTCGACAAATCGAAGATTATTGCTCGTCGGCGCATGCCGACATTGGAGCTTATACACGAACGCTTTTGTCGGGCGGTACGTTTATCTCTGTTTAATATGATCCGCGCACCGATTGAGGTGCAGATGCATATGCCAAGTGTCAAAAGCTATGGGCAATTTGTGTCTGAATTTCCTGAGCGTACCAATATCAATATCGTAGGTATTCGCCCATTGCGTGGCGTAGGGTGCTGGATCGTCGATCCCGGAGTTGTCTATATCGCGATTGATAATATGTTTGGCGGTGAAGGTCGGTTGGCACCAAGGCTTGCATTGCGGGAATATACGCCGACGGAGTTGCGTATTATTCGTCGCCTAGTCGATGCACTGCTCAACGACTATGAGAAAGCTTGGAAAGCGGTCTATGAGATTAAGTTTGACTTCATGCGCCAAGAGACTAATTTTGGGTTTGCCAAAATAACTTCCCCTAGCGAGATGGTGCTGCATTCAAAATTTACTATTGAGATTAATGGCAGACCAGGTGACGTTGACCTCTGTATTCCATTCTGGGTAATGGAGCCAATCAAAGCAATCCTGTATAACAATATGCAAGGCTTTGCAAGTGAGCCAGATGAACATTGGACGAACTTATTAAACGACCAGGTTCATGAAGCCCCAGTCACTGCAGTAGCTGTATTGGCTCGTAAGCAGATGCTCTTGCGTGAAATTACCTCCTTATCAGTGGGGGATATCATTCCCATAGAAATTAATGATCCGGTTACTGTTTATGTGGACGGATTACCTGTGATCAAGGGGCAATATGGCGTCAAAGAAGGGCGTTATTCAGTTAAGGTGAGTACGATTCAGCACCCTGCAGAATTCCTCAAGAGTCCTCTAGAGAAGGCTCGCCTTGGACCAAGCATGATGCGAAGTGCTGAAAAAGGCGAGTTATATGAGCAACTTGCAGAAAATCCTCTAGCGCCTGCCGCAATGAGGGCTCCTGAACCCAATCAAAGAGATGTCTCAAACGATACAATGGACCAATTCGCGAATACACTTGAGCCCAATGAATCCATGGATCAAGCAGGCTCAGCACAAGAATAA
- the fliN gene encoding flagellar motor switch protein FliN — translation MAENDNDLAKTLTSADVSGSLRKATFNNLEDGAKAGGDFNDIDLVMDVPVQVTVELGRAKMQIRNLLNLTYGSVIELDILAGEPLEVVVNGCLVAQGEVVIVNDRYGIRLTDIVTPAERLRKINR, via the coding sequence ATGGCTGAAAACGATAATGATTTAGCAAAAACACTGACGAGCGCTGATGTTTCTGGATCCCTTCGCAAGGCGACATTTAACAACCTAGAAGATGGCGCTAAGGCTGGCGGGGACTTTAACGATATTGATTTAGTGATGGATGTACCAGTTCAAGTCACAGTCGAACTTGGTCGTGCCAAGATGCAAATTCGTAATCTATTGAATCTGACTTATGGATCAGTGATTGAGTTGGATATCTTGGCTGGAGAGCCTCTAGAAGTCGTGGTAAATGGTTGCCTAGTAGCTCAAGGAGAAGTAGTTATTGTCAATGATCGCTACGGTATTCGCTTGACTGATATTGTGACTCCCGCAGAGCGTTTGCGTAAAATTAATCGCTGA
- the fliO gene encoding flagellar biosynthetic protein FliO: MGTSVGGMLLFSFIWLALAAALIWVVAYLVKRDSAVRASNPHVMILAQQALGPRERVIIVNVLNRILVIGHTPTQINLLTELDPEDVAHLKPQPSNVDFAKQLRQLVKRNIG, encoded by the coding sequence ATGGGCACCTCAGTTGGAGGCATGTTGCTTTTCTCGTTCATTTGGCTGGCTCTAGCAGCTGCACTTATTTGGGTTGTTGCTTATTTAGTTAAGCGTGACTCCGCAGTACGCGCAAGCAATCCCCATGTCATGATTTTGGCTCAACAGGCTTTAGGTCCAAGAGAGCGAGTGATCATTGTGAACGTTCTCAATCGTATCTTAGTCATTGGCCATACACCCACTCAAATTAATCTATTGACCGAACTAGACCCTGAAGATGTGGCCCATTTAAAGCCACAGCCTAGTAATGTTGATTTTGCAAAGCAGTTAAGACAGTTGGTCAAGAGGAATATCGGTTGA
- the fliP gene encoding flagellar type III secretion system pore protein FliP (The bacterial flagellar biogenesis protein FliP forms a type III secretion system (T3SS)-type pore required for flagellar assembly.) — protein MKNRITFLMSGVIGLLGLFPLIAWGQTLPLVTAKQAGSGTLYSVPVETVLAITALSFLPAALVLMTSFTRIIIVFSLLRQALGLTTMPPNIVLIGLSLFLTLFIMNPVFDSIYKTAYQPYSAGKMGFPQAVEVGAKPLKEFMLKQTRKDDLNLFVKMYGKEIQAREDVPFTVLIPAFAISEIKTGFLIGFVIFLPFLVIDFAVASILTSLGMVMVSPMMFSLPIKLIVFTLADGWALLSTSLVQSYIN, from the coding sequence TTGAAAAATAGAATCACCTTCCTCATGAGCGGAGTGATAGGGCTTTTGGGACTGTTCCCATTAATAGCATGGGGTCAGACTCTACCCCTCGTAACGGCTAAGCAGGCTGGTAGTGGCACGCTATATTCCGTTCCAGTTGAAACGGTGTTAGCTATTACCGCGCTCAGTTTTTTGCCAGCCGCTCTAGTACTAATGACCAGCTTTACGAGAATCATCATTGTATTTTCTTTATTACGTCAGGCTTTGGGTTTAACGACGATGCCGCCCAATATTGTTTTAATTGGGCTCTCGCTATTTCTGACTTTATTTATTATGAATCCTGTCTTTGATTCGATTTATAAAACTGCATATCAGCCTTACTCAGCAGGAAAGATGGGATTTCCTCAAGCAGTTGAGGTTGGTGCAAAGCCCTTAAAAGAGTTTATGTTGAAGCAAACTCGTAAAGATGATTTAAATTTATTCGTGAAGATGTATGGCAAAGAAATCCAAGCGCGTGAAGATGTTCCGTTTACTGTCTTAATTCCAGCATTTGCGATTTCAGAAATTAAAACGGGATTTTTAATTGGCTTTGTAATTTTTCTACCATTTTTGGTGATAGATTTTGCAGTAGCCAGCATCCTGACTTCACTCGGTATGGTGATGGTTTCGCCGATGATGTTTTCCTTGCCGATCAAATTAATTGTGTTTACCTTGGCAGATGGATGGGCCTTGCTCTCGACCTCATTAGTACAAAGTTACATTAATTAA
- a CDS encoding flagellar biosynthetic protein FliQ, whose translation MESGVILDLVYQALRMAAVLAGPVLMALLVVGLIIGILQAATSVNESTVAFVPKLIVFAAVIVIIGPVSLSLFTDYIKELFARIPGLVN comes from the coding sequence ATGGAGAGCGGAGTCATTCTCGATTTGGTATATCAGGCATTGAGGATGGCAGCGGTGTTAGCGGGACCTGTATTAATGGCATTACTGGTAGTTGGTTTAATTATTGGCATTTTGCAAGCAGCCACCTCTGTTAATGAATCTACCGTTGCATTCGTTCCAAAACTCATTGTGTTTGCTGCTGTCATTGTCATCATCGGGCCGGTTAGTCTATCTTTATTTACAGACTACATTAAAGAACTGTTTGCCCGCATACCAGGTTTAGTGAATTAA
- a CDS encoding flagellar biosynthetic protein FliR has translation MLTITGLQIEQYMAIFMFASLRVFGLFLTAPMFAMRTVPMQFRLFIALAFGIYLMPVLGTDKIPYPGEITFFASAIELAIGAFIGFVVRVAFMVFDIAAEVLSFLSGFSFASSSFRDPTLDSGLVSQFIALTVLALVFSLNIHLVLIDLVLTSFKTVPLGVWPQSWTSKGLVDLFSASFRLGLVLSMPVLLVYTMFNLTQAFLGRTSPQMNLFSIGFAVSIPLAFIVIFMILPDLQMILERSLENPLQLIRQGVELPNAQ, from the coding sequence ATGTTGACCATTACCGGTCTACAAATTGAGCAATACATGGCAATATTTATGTTTGCCTCACTAAGAGTTTTTGGGCTATTTCTCACTGCCCCGATGTTTGCTATGCGAACTGTACCGATGCAATTTCGTTTATTTATTGCTTTGGCATTTGGTATTTATCTCATGCCGGTACTGGGGACCGATAAAATTCCTTACCCAGGTGAAATTACTTTTTTTGCTTCTGCAATTGAGTTGGCGATTGGCGCCTTCATTGGCTTTGTGGTGCGTGTAGCATTTATGGTTTTTGACATTGCTGCAGAGGTACTTTCTTTTTTATCGGGCTTTAGTTTTGCCTCTTCGAGCTTTCGGGATCCCACTTTAGATTCTGGCCTAGTATCCCAATTTATAGCTTTAACAGTATTGGCGCTGGTATTTTCTCTGAATATTCACTTAGTCTTAATTGATTTAGTGTTGACCAGCTTTAAAACGGTACCATTAGGGGTGTGGCCTCAATCCTGGACATCCAAAGGATTGGTCGATTTATTTTCCGCTTCATTTCGTTTGGGCTTAGTGCTATCAATGCCAGTGTTACTGGTTTACACGATGTTTAATTTAACGCAAGCATTTTTGGGAAGAACTAGTCCACAGATGAATTTATTTTCAATTGGTTTTGCGGTCAGCATACCCCTCGCGTTTATAGTTATCTTTATGATTCTTCCTGACTTGCAAATGATTTTGGAGCGCTCGCTTGAGAACCCTTTACAGCTTATTCGACAAGGTGTGGAGCTGCCTAATGCACAATAA